The Mytilus trossulus isolate FHL-02 chromosome 13, PNRI_Mtr1.1.1.hap1, whole genome shotgun sequence genome has a segment encoding these proteins:
- the LOC134694464 gene encoding uncharacterized protein LOC134694464, whose protein sequence is MGPDGDHADIETIPDPRDLELPKTVVIDNNEELSVLVFDIETTGFEYDSEIVQLSAVCDKGEFDKYIIPTKPIHPKATEVTHLFRTGTRLYYKGQQLKTEPKENVFNGFIDWLPENALLVAHNCKQFDAKILVSQMQPLASTFLENLKDHMLGFSDTLPLFRVKFPKRKSYFRALLPKTYLKQHTMLTMRLMM, encoded by the exons ATGGGACCAGATGGGGATCATGCAGACATTGAAACAATCCCAGACCCACGTGATTTAGAACTACCAAAAACAGTCGTCATTGATAATAACGAGGAACTTTCTGTTCTCGTTTTCGACATTGAAACCACTGGATTTG aaTACGATTCCGAGATAGTTCAACTGTCAGCAGTTTGTGACAAAGGAGAGTTTGATAAATACATTATACCAACAAAACCTATTCACCCAAAAGCCACCGAAGTCACCCATCTTTTTAGAACAGGAACGCGTCTATATTATAAAGGTCAGCAACTTAAGACAGAGCCGAAGGAGAATGTGTTTAACGGTTTTATTGATTGGCTTCCTGAAAATGCATTACTGGTTGCACATAATTGCAAACAGTTTGATGCAAAAATTCTTGTATCACAGATGCAGCCTTTAGCTTCAACATTTTTGGAAAACCTGAAAGATCACATGTTAGGATTTTCAGACACACTACCATTATTTCGTGTTAAATTCCCGAAAAGAAAGTCATACTTCAGAGCTCTCTTGCCAAAGACATACTTAAAACAACATACAATGCTCACAATGCGCTTGatgatgtaa